The Flavobacterium psychrotrophum region TAAAGATGAATTAACGATTCCTTCTGAAGTAACTCGGGAGGAATTGTTATTCATATTAATTTGCTACAGGATTATTAATTAATTTAAAAAATACAACTAAGCATAACCATGGTAAAATTTTTAACGCTTTTAGCTTTTTGCTGTTTTCAATTAGCTTATCCCCAACAGCCCTTATATAAACAAGCTGAAATCCCCATAGAGAAACGCATTAAAGATCTTCTAAAGCGGATGACCGTGGAAGAAAAAATTTTGCAGTTAAACCAGTATAAGTTAGGGGCTAACACAAATATAAATAATATTGGAGCCGCCAGTAATGAAATCCCTGCTGGCATCGGTTCATTAATATACTTTGGTGGTGACCCTGAATTCAGGAATCAAATACAAAAAAAGGCAGTCGAGGAGTCACGTTTAGGTATCCCGATACTTTTTGGATATGATATCATACACGGTTGCCGTACATTATATCCTATTCCATTGGCACAGGCATGTTCATGGAACCTAGATTTGGTAAAAACAAACAGTAGCATGTCTGCTAAAGAGACGGTGCTTAGTGGTGTTGACTGGGTATTTTCGCCCATGATTGACGTTTCTAGGGATCCTCGATGGGGACGTGTGGCAGAAGGATATGGTGAAGATCCCTATGTGAACGCTGTCTTTGGTGTAGCAACAATTCAAGGATATCAGGGGACAAGCCTTTCCGATCCCTATTCTGTAGCTGCATGCCTTAAACATTATGTGGGTTATGGAATGTCTGAAGGAGGACGTGATTACCGATACTCTAATATATCAAAGCAGTCGCTATGGGAAACTTATCTTCCATCATTTGAAGCAGGGATCAATGCTGGTGCTGCAACCGTTATGAGTTCATTTAATGATATTAGTGGAATTCCCGCGACAAGCAATTACTACACGCTGACAGAAATATTAAAGAAACGATGGAAGCACGACGGATTTGTAGTCTCAGACTGGAATGCAATTGAACAACTTATAAATCAGGGCGTAGCTCAGGACAAGAAAGAGGCAGGAATGAAGGCTTTTTTGGCGGGTGTTGAAATGGATATGATCGATAACATATATTTAGAACATTTTAAGGAATTGCTGGCAGAGAAAAAAATATCGATACAGTCAATTGACGAAGCAGTTACGCGCATCTTAAGAGTAAAGTTCAGATTAGGACTTTTTGAAAACCCATATACAACTATAATAGAAAAAGAAAAACGCTATTTGCAACCAGAAAGTATTAAAAACGCTGCCAAGCTTGCAGAAGAATCTATAGTATTGCTAAAAAATGAGAATAATATTTTACCTATTTCTCCACTGTTAAAAAAAATTGCACTTGTAGGCCCAATGGCTAAAGACAAGCAAAACCTAATGGGATCATGGAGTGGATATGCAAAGTCAGCTGATGTTGAGACTATATTTAGTGGAATGGAAAAAGAGTTTAGTAATAAAGCACAGCTAAACTATGCAAAGGGCTGTGATTTTGACGGCGATGATGAGTCGGGGTTT contains the following coding sequences:
- a CDS encoding glycoside hydrolase family 3 N-terminal domain-containing protein, translated to MVKFLTLLAFCCFQLAYPQQPLYKQAEIPIEKRIKDLLKRMTVEEKILQLNQYKLGANTNINNIGAASNEIPAGIGSLIYFGGDPEFRNQIQKKAVEESRLGIPILFGYDIIHGCRTLYPIPLAQACSWNLDLVKTNSSMSAKETVLSGVDWVFSPMIDVSRDPRWGRVAEGYGEDPYVNAVFGVATIQGYQGTSLSDPYSVAACLKHYVGYGMSEGGRDYRYSNISKQSLWETYLPSFEAGINAGAATVMSSFNDISGIPATSNYYTLTEILKKRWKHDGFVVSDWNAIEQLINQGVAQDKKEAGMKAFLAGVEMDMIDNIYLEHFKELLAEKKISIQSIDEAVTRILRVKFRLGLFENPYTTIIEKEKRYLQPESIKNAAKLAEESIVLLKNENNILPISPLLKKIALVGPMAKDKQNLMGSWSGYAKSADVETIFSGMEKEFSNKAQLNYAKGCDFDGDDESGFEEAIKVANQSDIIVVCLGERRVWSGENASRSTLSLPIIQEKLVEELKKTGKPIVLILSNGRPIELERLEKFSDAILEIWQPGVAGGTPVAGIVSGRINPSAKLAITFPLVTGQIPTYYNMRPSAREAKLGAYQDKPTEPLYWFGHGLSYTTYKYSEATLSSPRIKPSEKLTVQVKVTNTGDVSGKESVLWYISDPVSSISRPLKELKFFEKKEIPAGNEVVYTFEIDPNRDLAYYDEEGHKILEPGIFYVHVDDQKIKFELLK